In a single window of the Spirochaetota bacterium genome:
- the smpB gene encoding SsrA-binding protein SmpB, translating to MQDKIIEIANNKSARFEYEIIDTFEAGIVLLGTEVKSMRKRKVSIKQAYARIDKGEAYIVGMNISQYESGNRFNHDPIRERKLLLHKQEIKRLTGKLREKGYSLVPIKLYFKNGKVKILLGLGKGKTKYDKRKSIQKREGEREIQREIKYR from the coding sequence ATGCAGGATAAGATTATAGAAATAGCAAATAACAAGAGTGCAAGATTTGAATATGAGATAATAGATACATTTGAGGCAGGAATTGTGCTTTTAGGGACCGAAGTGAAATCCATGAGGAAGAGGAAGGTCAGCATCAAACAGGCCTATGCACGGATTGACAAGGGTGAGGCTTACATAGTTGGGATGAATATCTCTCAATATGAGTCTGGCAATAGGTTTAACCATGATCCTATTCGAGAAAGAAAGCTATTGCTCCATAAACAGGAGATAAAGAGGTTAACAGGAAAGCTTAGAGAGAAGGGGTATTCATTGGTTCCAATAAAATTGTATTTTAAGAATGGTAAAGTGAAGATTTTACTTGGTTTGGGTAAGGGGAAGACAAAATATGATAAGAGGAAGTCCATTCAGAAGAGAGAGGGAGAGAGAGAAATTCAGAGGGAGATTAAGTATAGATAG
- a CDS encoding SpoIIE family protein phosphatase has translation MLLQIEISIIIIAIIINLYFSFTNIINRYRFTVNRLFALISFLGAILSSSFLYIILFPDSENLSIAGKSSLGTLLLVCILVFCLSEIYPRWEKKTSDWFIILSLIPGIVVCLLTVFTDLIIVEIGYDESLRYTLGILFPILPATFGVYFIGSYSILLYKYKYLENESFKYQLFHFLMGINVGALCFLILTVIFPLFLNVTIFRNIGISLSSILLLIVSNYAVSDDRLLDFKQFYLKLVYWLILLVIILFPIYSGLEYYNWLIISKYSIPPLGIAILLSLFPFLLFRYISPQVEKLLQKRYKSLERAFNESLEEITNITNPNDKREDWDTILKNTINSIQTKLKIADASLYLYNVEEYKFSLSYGFGDAIKIYEINEDSDLALCLKEHKILIEKSMLFTDETLSKYKESLLNIFNEKSIQIALPLFNHEKTLIAILLLGRLQNRKPYLTDFLSLLETYRIQLSISLANSIIQNEMKVTQIIKHDKTVVTTIKKKIIPKRLKQIDGIRISSFFLDNSEYGGDYFDSVRIAADKLGIFMTNTSDTGVDSGILALEIYSVLQTQMTKYSSPERLLNNINRVVSSSRFSDKYAQASYLVYSSSSNELKFSNAAYNPLILLDVDEMNFQELDVDGIPLGIDLNFSYRSKNFRVRPNTIGVSYSNGILAAINKNGENYSIERLKKIITNNINDTPTMLIRNIYSDFSNFVKGTELLNDASLIIFRIG, from the coding sequence ATGTTGCTACAAATAGAGATTAGCATAATAATAATTGCAATTATAATAAATTTATACTTTTCCTTTACTAATATAATTAACAGATACAGGTTTACAGTAAACAGACTCTTTGCACTGATCTCTTTTCTTGGAGCGATTCTATCTTCGTCCTTTCTCTATATTATTCTCTTTCCTGATTCTGAAAACCTATCCATAGCTGGCAAATCATCCCTGGGTACGCTTTTATTAGTCTGTATTCTGGTCTTCTGTTTAAGTGAGATCTATCCTCGATGGGAAAAAAAAACTTCCGATTGGTTCATCATCCTATCTTTAATCCCTGGCATTGTTGTCTGTCTTCTCACAGTATTCACTGATCTGATTATAGTTGAAATTGGTTATGATGAAAGCTTAAGATATACGCTTGGAATCCTGTTCCCAATCCTTCCTGCCACATTTGGTGTATATTTTATTGGTTCCTATTCTATCCTTCTATATAAATATAAATACCTTGAGAATGAATCATTCAAATATCAGTTATTTCATTTTCTTATGGGGATCAATGTTGGAGCTTTATGCTTTCTTATTCTCACAGTAATATTTCCTCTCTTTTTGAATGTAACTATATTCAGGAATATTGGGATATCACTCTCTAGCATACTATTATTGATAGTGAGTAATTATGCTGTTTCCGATGATAGGTTACTGGATTTTAAACAATTTTACCTGAAATTAGTATATTGGCTGATACTATTGGTAATTATTCTATTCCCAATCTATTCTGGATTGGAATATTATAATTGGCTAATTATAAGTAAATATTCAATACCTCCATTAGGGATTGCAATACTCCTATCTCTCTTCCCTTTTTTATTATTCAGATATATAAGCCCACAGGTTGAAAAGCTGTTGCAAAAAAGGTATAAATCCCTTGAAAGAGCCTTTAATGAATCTCTGGAGGAGATAACAAATATCACAAATCCGAATGATAAGAGAGAGGATTGGGATACAATTTTAAAAAATACCATTAACTCCATCCAGACAAAATTGAAAATTGCAGACGCCTCTCTATATCTATATAATGTTGAGGAGTATAAATTCTCATTGAGTTACGGTTTTGGAGATGCAATCAAAATATATGAAATAAATGAAGATAGTGATTTAGCATTATGTCTAAAAGAGCATAAGATCCTAATTGAAAAATCAATGCTCTTTACAGATGAAACATTGAGTAAATATAAAGAATCTCTTCTAAATATCTTCAATGAAAAAAGCATTCAGATAGCCCTGCCATTATTCAATCATGAAAAAACTCTTATAGCAATCTTATTACTCGGGAGACTACAAAACAGGAAGCCCTATCTAACGGATTTTCTATCCCTATTAGAAACATATAGAATTCAACTCAGCATATCACTGGCAAATTCCATTATTCAAAATGAAATGAAGGTGACACAGATTATAAAACATGATAAGACTGTTGTGACTACTATTAAGAAAAAAATAATTCCAAAGAGATTAAAACAAATAGATGGCATTAGAATCAGTTCCTTTTTTTTAGACAACTCTGAATATGGTGGAGATTATTTTGACTCAGTGAGAATCGCTGCAGATAAATTAGGAATTTTTATGACCAACACCTCAGACACGGGTGTTGATTCTGGGATACTCGCCCTTGAGATCTATTCAGTCCTGCAGACCCAAATGACAAAATACAGCTCACCTGAAAGGTTATTAAACAATATAAACAGGGTAGTATCCTCCTCAAGATTCTCTGATAAATATGCCCAAGCCTCTTATCTGGTTTATTCTTCATCCTCAAATGAATTGAAATTCTCAAATGCAGCCTATAATCCTCTAATCCTACTTGATGTTGATGAGATGAACTTTCAGGAACTCGATGTAGATGGCATCCCTCTAGGGATTGATCTCAACTTTTCATACAGATCCAAGAATTTCAGGGTGAGGCCCAATACAATTGGTGTATCCTATTCCAATGGGATCCTTGCAGCAATAAATAAAAATGGCGAAAATTATTCAATTGAAAGATTAAAAAAAATTATCACCAATAATATTAATGATACCCCTACCATGCTTATAAGAAATATATATTCAGATTTTAGTAATTTTGTTAAAGGAACTGAGTTGCTAAATGACGCAAGCCTAATAATATTTAGAATAGGATAA
- a CDS encoding M23 family metallopeptidase: protein MRFMIKKYRNRIKKWVSESYYVYKRRLNRRWDSYLEKGHEKMTVMFIPHNQKRIFNFQISKFTLSFFLILFVIVISTSTYAIIKNAAIEREEQRLLSDYMDIRSHLLRFEKHTNKIDEMIKNIKPEVSDLYKMTVGDIDIGKVWNSVLSDAGDLNTLEGLNNILPEEIFTLAGLQKDIVSTTNIIKTIKTFVDVRSKVIGDMPSIVPNRGHITSLFGWRRSPFGFGRDFHTGIDIAAPPGTAIRATAPGVVVSAGWGSGYGYLVRIKHKYGFQSMYGHCSKIIVKKGDRVKKGTIIAYVGQTGAATGNHCHYEIRVGHAASNPYPYMSRVW, encoded by the coding sequence ATGAGATTTATGATAAAGAAGTATCGAAATAGAATTAAGAAATGGGTTTCAGAGTCTTACTATGTATATAAGAGGAGACTCAATAGGAGATGGGATAGTTATTTGGAAAAGGGTCATGAAAAGATGACCGTTATGTTTATACCACATAACCAGAAGAGAATATTTAATTTTCAAATATCAAAATTTACATTATCCTTTTTCTTGATACTATTTGTGATCGTTATATCAACTTCAACCTATGCAATCATAAAAAATGCTGCTATCGAGCGTGAAGAACAGAGATTGTTGTCCGATTACATGGATATAAGATCTCACTTGTTGAGATTTGAAAAGCATACAAACAAAATAGATGAGATGATAAAGAATATTAAACCAGAAGTGAGCGACTTATATAAAATGACTGTTGGTGATATTGATATTGGTAAGGTATGGAATAGTGTTTTATCTGATGCGGGTGATTTGAATACACTTGAGGGCCTTAATAATATACTACCTGAAGAAATATTTACGTTAGCAGGTTTACAAAAAGATATTGTCAGCACAACAAATATCATAAAAACTATTAAAACCTTTGTTGATGTTAGAAGCAAGGTAATAGGTGATATGCCGTCAATTGTTCCAAACAGGGGGCATATTACTTCACTATTCGGATGGCGACGATCCCCTTTTGGTTTTGGAAGAGACTTTCATACTGGGATAGATATTGCCGCTCCACCAGGCACAGCGATAAGAGCAACAGCGCCAGGTGTGGTGGTTTCAGCTGGATGGGGAAGCGGTTACGGGTATTTAGTAAGAATAAAACATAAGTATGGATTTCAGTCGATGTATGGCCACTGTTCTAAGATAATAGTGAAAAAGGGAGATCGAGTGAAGAAGGGCACAATAATAGCCTATGTGGGACAAACCGGAGCAGCAACCGGTAATCATTGTCACTATGAGATTAGGGTCGGTCATGCCGCATCAAATCCTTATCCCTATATGAGCAGAGTCTGGTAA
- a CDS encoding restriction endonuclease subunit S — protein sequence MNSSDSVNIEKTLSSAIDKALHQANNLLHMIKDYKKIKIKQILDLEYNHYSIDANGVVSISSRWPIVRLHEFISDDLGIVQGAEDILIYERYIQHEGFPLTESRFLTSLRYNPENCWHVREDIQNEFPHYVVHGSDILMVQAGSFAGASAILPIFHEDVILGNGCIRIRVKAEICEVFYLLNVLHYYYSQGIIQISHKGARDKITIESLLNIQLPNPPMEEQKRIADTLLKLSGAMVAQTTYSDEMLNLKGMI from the coding sequence ATGAATTCTTCAGATTCTGTTAACATAGAGAAAACCCTATCTTCTGCAATCGATAAAGCGCTTCATCAGGCCAACAATCTGCTTCATATGATCAAGGACTATAAAAAAATAAAAATAAAACAGATTCTTGATCTGGAATACAATCACTATTCAATAGATGCTAATGGAGTCGTAAGCATATCATCACGGTGGCCTATTGTTAGGTTGCATGAATTTATTTCTGATGATCTCGGCATCGTACAGGGTGCGGAAGATATATTGATATATGAAAGGTATATTCAACATGAGGGATTTCCATTAACAGAGTCCAGGTTTCTGACCAGTCTGCGATACAACCCAGAGAATTGTTGGCATGTTCGCGAGGATATTCAAAATGAATTTCCACATTATGTGGTGCATGGTTCGGATATTCTTATGGTGCAGGCTGGGAGTTTTGCTGGAGCTTCAGCAATATTGCCAATATTTCATGAAGATGTGATTCTGGGCAATGGATGCATAAGAATCAGGGTAAAGGCTGAAATTTGCGAGGTATTTTATTTGCTAAATGTCCTTCACTACTATTATTCACAAGGAATAATACAGATTTCACATAAGGGAGCCCGAGACAAAATCACTATAGAATCGTTATTAAACATTCAATTACCGAATCCTCCGATGGAGGAGCAGAAGCGTATCGCTGACACACTTCTGAAGCTGTCTGGGGCCATGGTTGCACAAACAACTTACAGCGATGAGATGCTGAATCTTAAAGGTATGATTTAG
- a CDS encoding ABC-F family ATP-binding cassette domain-containing protein: MISVENLTKNFGNRLLLDEVSLKINSRERVGLVGRNGHGKTTLFRILIGEEPYDKGSIIIPKYYRISYVRQIIDFTQDTVLKEGMTGLMEGELDHFWKVEKILAGLGFSNKDMQRDPRDFSGGYQVRLNLAKALVSEPNLLLLDEPTNYLDITSIRWIERFLLNWPNELLLITHDRSFMDKIVTHTIGIHRKKTRKILGNTGKLYAQIAQVEEIYEKTRLKDERRRKDVEQFINRFRAKARLANLVQSRIKSLDKMQKRDKLEKIQTLDFSFRDNPFSGKSVLSARDVYFSYNSDIPLIKNFNITIKPRDRVCIIGKNGKGKTTLLKLLAGTLNPQKGEIITTPNVIKGLFEQTNIKSLIDKRTVEEELLYSHSDVDRQMARDICGAMMFKGDDALKRINVLSGGEKSRVMLGKLLVTPVNLLLLDEPTNHLDMESCDALLSAIDNFDGAVIIVTHNEMFLHALSERLIVFQNNRIYVFEGNYQNFLDNNGWEEEKISIISTNKDDALDNEYNTKISKKDIRRHRSQIITDRSSVLKPLKAQIDQIEAEIEAKEEELEENNRFMIEASASQDGERISELSQSIHNCKSVIDSLFDELEELTNNFNEQSALFEKRLNHLEHIKDF, from the coding sequence ATGATCAGTGTTGAGAACCTAACTAAAAATTTCGGGAACAGGCTACTACTTGATGAAGTTAGCCTAAAGATTAATTCCAGAGAACGTGTTGGCCTTGTTGGGCGTAATGGACATGGGAAGACCACACTTTTCCGTATCTTAATCGGCGAGGAACCTTATGACAAGGGCAGCATCATTATTCCCAAGTACTATCGTATCAGCTATGTTCGTCAAATAATTGATTTTACCCAGGATACAGTATTAAAGGAAGGCATGACGGGACTTATGGAAGGAGAACTCGATCATTTTTGGAAAGTCGAGAAAATCCTAGCAGGTCTTGGATTTTCTAATAAGGATATGCAACGAGACCCCAGAGATTTCTCAGGAGGCTACCAAGTTAGACTGAATCTGGCTAAAGCGCTTGTTTCCGAACCAAATCTTCTTCTTTTAGATGAGCCTACCAATTATCTTGATATCACCTCTATTCGTTGGATTGAACGTTTTCTATTAAACTGGCCTAACGAATTGTTACTTATCACTCACGACAGGAGCTTTATGGACAAGATCGTAACACATACAATTGGAATTCATCGAAAAAAAACGCGCAAAATACTCGGAAATACAGGGAAGCTTTACGCGCAGATTGCTCAAGTGGAAGAGATATATGAAAAAACCCGCCTTAAGGATGAGCGTCGGAGGAAAGATGTTGAGCAGTTCATAAACCGTTTCAGGGCTAAAGCTAGACTTGCCAATCTGGTGCAGTCACGTATTAAGAGCCTGGATAAAATGCAGAAGCGGGATAAGCTTGAAAAAATTCAGACACTCGACTTCTCCTTTAGAGATAACCCATTTTCAGGAAAAAGCGTTCTGAGCGCTCGGGATGTCTACTTTTCATACAATTCCGATATCCCGCTTATCAAAAATTTTAATATCACTATTAAACCGCGCGATAGAGTCTGTATAATAGGTAAAAATGGAAAAGGAAAAACAACGCTTCTAAAGCTATTGGCAGGGACTCTCAATCCTCAAAAAGGTGAAATCATAACTACTCCTAATGTGATTAAAGGATTATTTGAACAGACAAACATCAAAAGCCTTATAGACAAGAGAACAGTTGAAGAGGAGCTTCTCTATTCACACTCAGATGTGGATAGACAGATGGCTCGCGATATATGTGGGGCCATGATGTTTAAGGGCGATGATGCGCTGAAGAGGATCAACGTGCTTTCAGGTGGAGAGAAGAGCAGGGTCATGCTTGGGAAGCTGCTCGTAACCCCAGTAAATCTGCTGCTCTTGGATGAACCGACTAACCATCTTGACATGGAGTCATGCGATGCTCTGCTTTCAGCGATTGACAACTTTGATGGCGCTGTAATTATTGTAACACACAATGAAATGTTCCTTCACGCCCTTTCGGAAAGGCTTATAGTATTTCAAAATAATCGCATTTATGTTTTTGAGGGGAATTATCAAAATTTTTTAGATAATAATGGATGGGAAGAAGAGAAAATATCAATTATATCTACTAATAAAGATGATGCGCTAGATAATGAATATAATACAAAAATCAGTAAAAAGGATATTAGACGACATCGCTCTCAAATAATCACTGACCGGTCGAGTGTCTTAAAACCCCTTAAAGCACAAATAGACCAGATAGAAGCGGAGATTGAAGCCAAAGAAGAGGAACTGGAAGAGAACAACAGGTTCATGATAGAGGCGTCAGCATCCCAAGATGGCGAAAGGATATCGGAACTTTCTCAGTCCATACATAACTGCAAATCTGTCATTGACAGCCTATTCGATGAGCTTGAGGAGCTAACAAACAACTTTAATGAGCAAAGCGCTCTCTTTGAGAAAAGACTAAATCATCTTGAACATATCAAAGATTTCTAG
- a CDS encoding lysophospholipid acyltransferase family protein, whose protein sequence is MQKKNQLKAQPLTYNGRKEIVYWLTKSTARILLFPFFRLEINGRENLPKRGPFILLPKHQRWEDVPLVGITLPKNVYYVAKHELFSNNLTSWFFESIGAVPLNRQRPLESRPYLRALIELIKKGERIVLFPEGTYYVNEMGPGNIGILRFILSRFDVPFIPIGICYSKVGFRTDVCISIGNPLYGNSSESPETFLEKTMKEIAFLSELI, encoded by the coding sequence ATGCAGAAAAAAAATCAATTAAAAGCACAGCCATTAACATATAATGGAAGAAAGGAAATTGTTTACTGGTTAACCAAAAGCACAGCTAGAATATTATTATTCCCATTTTTCAGATTGGAAATAAATGGTCGTGAAAATCTCCCAAAGAGAGGACCCTTTATCCTATTACCCAAACATCAACGTTGGGAGGATGTACCCCTTGTGGGTATTACCCTACCGAAAAATGTATACTATGTTGCCAAACATGAGCTGTTCAGCAACAACCTCACTAGTTGGTTTTTTGAATCTATTGGGGCTGTGCCATTAAACAGACAACGTCCACTGGAGAGCAGGCCCTATCTTCGCGCCTTAATAGAATTGATAAAGAAGGGAGAACGGATTGTGCTTTTCCCTGAGGGCACATATTATGTAAATGAAATGGGACCTGGAAATATTGGAATCTTGAGGTTTATACTTTCGCGCTTTGATGTTCCATTCATTCCAATTGGAATCTGCTATTCAAAGGTTGGATTCCGGACTGACGTATGTATCTCTATTGGGAACCCTCTCTATGGTAATTCATCAGAGTCTCCAGAAACCTTTCTAGAAAAGACGATGAAGGAGATCGCTTTTCTCTCAGAACTCATTTAA
- the mdh gene encoding malate dehydrogenase, which produces MRKKVTIVGAGNVGATTAQRIIEKDFADVVMIDILEGVPQGKALDMTEASTLMKHDSIIVGGNDYKLTEDSDIVVITAGVPRKPGMCRDDLLNTNADIIKKVVEQIMQYSSNTIIIVVSNPLDALCHVAYKVSGLPRSRIIGMAALLDSARFRAFIAMELGYSVSSVRGLVLGSHGDQMVPLVRYTTVAGIPLQQLLSEEKIEQLVQRTKNAGAEIVRLLKSGSAFYAPSAATSIMVESILSDKNKIIPCSVYLEGEYGISDLFVGVPVKLGDCGVKEIIEIELNDEERNSLMNSAKAVEELVNKLKKTGYL; this is translated from the coding sequence ATGAGAAAGAAAGTGACAATAGTTGGAGCAGGTAATGTTGGCGCCACTACAGCGCAAAGAATTATCGAAAAGGATTTTGCAGATGTTGTTATGATCGATATCCTTGAAGGTGTTCCACAGGGAAAAGCTCTGGATATGACTGAGGCGTCAACCCTCATGAAGCATGATTCAATAATTGTAGGCGGAAATGATTATAAATTAACAGAGGATTCGGATATTGTTGTCATTACTGCTGGTGTTCCGAGAAAGCCTGGAATGTGCCGTGATGACCTATTGAATACTAACGCGGATATAATTAAAAAGGTCGTTGAACAAATTATGCAATACTCCTCAAATACAATCATAATAGTAGTTAGCAATCCACTTGATGCATTGTGCCATGTGGCGTATAAAGTCAGCGGTCTTCCAAGATCAAGGATAATTGGAATGGCCGCATTACTCGATTCAGCACGTTTTAGGGCCTTTATTGCTATGGAGTTAGGGTATTCTGTAAGTTCAGTTCGCGGCCTGGTGTTGGGTTCTCATGGAGATCAAATGGTGCCATTAGTGCGATATACCACTGTTGCAGGAATACCACTACAGCAACTACTATCAGAGGAAAAGATTGAACAATTAGTGCAGAGAACAAAAAATGCTGGAGCCGAGATTGTACGACTCTTGAAATCAGGAAGCGCCTTTTATGCACCATCAGCAGCAACCTCAATCATGGTAGAATCAATCCTCTCTGATAAAAATAAAATAATCCCCTGTTCTGTTTACTTAGAGGGCGAGTATGGGATTAGTGACCTCTTTGTTGGTGTTCCAGTTAAGCTTGGTGACTGCGGCGTCAAGGAGATTATTGAGATTGAATTGAATGATGAGGAGAGGAATTCCTTAATGAATTCAGCAAAAGCTGTAGAGGAACTTGTTAACAAATTAAAAAAAACAGGTTATCTCTAA
- a CDS encoding MBL fold metallo-hydrolase codes for MNIQEITPNLHLINLKQDISGFRNFISSWIFNSNINFLVDIGPAATIKSLLEALEELNIKKLDYILLTHIHLDHAGGIGHLIDLFPEAKVVCCQKGIKHLVDPEKLWEGSTKALKDIALKYGQIKPTPKERIIPAEEFNSSGIQAINTPGHAAHHVSYVYDKYLFAGEAGGVFHSFNNELYLRPATPPVFYLEEAVESINKLIELGKKHICYGHFGHFDNSLDTLSMHKNQLYLWKNIISDVLNSSSKENLIENCVSTLLSRDDLFKPLNGFDEDIIQRELYFVKNSIRGYLGYLEVD; via the coding sequence ATGAATATCCAAGAAATCACACCTAATTTACACCTCATCAATCTGAAACAGGATATTAGTGGTTTTAGAAATTTTATTAGTTCATGGATTTTCAATAGTAATATCAATTTCCTGGTTGATATTGGGCCTGCTGCCACTATTAAATCATTACTGGAGGCTTTAGAGGAACTAAATATTAAGAAACTTGATTACATATTATTAACCCATATACATCTGGACCATGCCGGTGGTATTGGTCATTTAATAGATCTTTTCCCGGAAGCTAAAGTCGTTTGCTGCCAAAAAGGGATAAAACATCTTGTTGATCCTGAAAAGCTATGGGAAGGAAGCACAAAAGCCCTTAAGGATATTGCCCTAAAGTACGGCCAGATAAAACCAACACCAAAGGAGAGGATAATTCCTGCCGAGGAGTTCAATTCATCAGGGATACAAGCAATAAACACTCCAGGACATGCAGCGCATCATGTAAGTTATGTTTATGATAAATATCTTTTTGCAGGAGAAGCTGGAGGAGTATTCCACTCCTTCAATAATGAACTTTATCTGAGACCTGCCACCCCACCAGTTTTTTATTTGGAGGAGGCGGTCGAGAGTATCAATAAACTTATAGAATTGGGAAAAAAGCACATCTGTTATGGTCACTTTGGTCATTTCGACAACTCATTGGATACTTTATCCATGCACAAAAATCAATTATATTTATGGAAGAATATAATTTCTGATGTGCTCAACTCCTCTAGTAAAGAAAATTTAATAGAAAATTGTGTATCAACTCTTCTTTCGAGAGATGATCTTTTTAAGCCATTAAATGGATTTGATGAAGATATTATTCAGAGGGAATTATACTTTGTGAAAAACAGCATTAGAGGCTATCTTGGATACCTTGAAGTCGATTAG
- a CDS encoding FumA C-terminus/TtdB family hydratase beta subunit, translating to MDDIKTIETPIDDNIIKDLRVGDRVLLSGTIYTARDKAHMRLVAMIEEGQPLPFSLEGQIIYYVGPTPNPPGMPIGAAGPTTSSRLDPYTPILLSNGLKGMIGKGKRRKEVVEAIKKYKAVYFVTLGGAGALLSQYVLRSRILAFPEYATEAIYELEVEDFPMFVANDIYGDDLYESRYKIYQVMSS from the coding sequence ATGGATGATATTAAGACTATCGAAACACCTATTGATGATAATATAATTAAGGATTTGAGGGTTGGTGATAGGGTACTGCTGAGTGGCACAATTTACACAGCTAGGGATAAGGCTCATATGAGGCTTGTGGCAATGATTGAAGAGGGTCAACCTTTACCCTTTTCATTGGAGGGTCAAATTATTTATTATGTAGGACCAACACCCAATCCCCCTGGAATGCCTATTGGAGCGGCTGGTCCAACTACAAGTTCACGTCTTGATCCATATACACCGATTTTATTATCCAATGGGTTAAAGGGGATGATAGGAAAGGGCAAAAGAAGAAAAGAGGTGGTAGAGGCAATAAAGAAATATAAGGCAGTATATTTTGTTACACTTGGAGGGGCTGGAGCCCTCTTGTCTCAATATGTTTTAAGATCGAGAATATTGGCGTTTCCTGAATACGCTACTGAGGCTATTTATGAATTGGAGGTGGAAGATTTTCCTATGTTTGTGGCCAACGATATTTATGGGGATGATTTATACGAGAGTAGGTATAAGATATATCAGGTGATGAGTAGTTAG
- a CDS encoding fumarate hydratase yields MKEVRVNKIINVVKNLCKQACFSLCMDMIRLLKKAQEDEVSPIGKEVIGLLLENAELAEDLKIPICQDTGVVSIFTEVGQDVHIVGGDIKEAINEGVRQGYKEGFLRNSICHPLTRENTGDNTPAIIHYDIVPGDEIKISVMPKGAGSENVSKAIVLTPADGLEGIENFVLTSVRATAERAKTCGPLIIGVGIGGNLEMSTTLAHKALLRTVGGKADDIDVAGLEKKWLKAINNFGYGPLGFGGKYTCLAVHIEIHPCHIASIPVAVVIQCHAHRVKKAVI; encoded by the coding sequence ATGAAGGAAGTTCGGGTTAATAAGATTATTAATGTGGTAAAGAATTTATGCAAACAAGCATGCTTCTCTCTTTGTATGGATATGATTAGGTTATTAAAGAAAGCTCAGGAAGATGAGGTGTCGCCAATTGGAAAGGAGGTCATTGGTCTACTCTTAGAGAATGCTGAATTAGCCGAGGATTTGAAAATACCCATTTGTCAGGATACAGGAGTTGTCTCTATTTTTACTGAAGTTGGCCAGGATGTACATATAGTTGGAGGCGACATTAAGGAAGCAATAAATGAGGGTGTGCGTCAGGGATATAAAGAGGGTTTCTTGAGGAATTCGATATGTCATCCCTTAACCCGTGAAAATACCGGTGATAATACACCGGCTATTATACATTATGATATTGTGCCTGGCGATGAGATTAAGATTAGTGTTATGCCCAAGGGCGCTGGAAGTGAGAATGTTTCTAAAGCAATTGTCCTGACGCCGGCGGATGGTCTTGAAGGCATTGAAAATTTTGTATTAACCTCAGTTAGAGCAACTGCAGAGAGAGCTAAAACATGTGGTCCTTTGATAATTGGGGTAGGTATTGGGGGGAATCTTGAGATGTCTACAACTTTAGCTCATAAGGCCTTGTTGAGAACAGTTGGAGGCAAGGCTGATGACATAGATGTTGCTGGTTTAGAAAAAAAATGGCTAAAGGCAATTAACAACTTTGGATATGGACCACTGGGATTTGGAGGTAAATATACCTGTTTAGCCGTACACATTGAGATACACCCCTGTCATATCGCAAGCATTCCTGTGGCTGTTGTTATTCAGTGCCATGCTCATAGAGTAAAAAAAGCTGTAATCTAA